The window CCGATTGGCCCACGGACGGCGACCTGTCAGTTTACACATCAATGTAGCGGTTGGAGGAATCCCCGCATGTTTTATGCCGTGCGCATCATAAAGCAAATGGTTGAAGTCGATTATTTTGGCGAAAAACAATTTGTACCCGAGTATGAGTACTTTTGCTATTGCTCGAACCTGAAAGGATTGGATGCCTTGCAGCTCCATACCCTTTATGGATCCCGATCAGAGAGTGAGAATTGGATCGAGCAAACCAAAAACTCGCTTTGTGCGGGAAAAACCATCACGCATGATTTTTGGGTAAACGATATTCTTTGGCAACTTTCGTCATTTGCCTACAGTTTATCGGTGCTCATGCGATACCGGGGCGACTTTTGGGTTTGGCGTCAAGAGCACTCTACCTTCCGAGAATGGTTTATCCGAGTGCCGGGAAAAGTGGTGAAATCCGGCAGGCAGGTCACGGTAAAAATGCCAAAGGAGTATTACCGAAAAGCGGGGTGGCGTGATTTTGAGCAGCGAATAACGACAACGATGACCGGATGACGGATTTTCACTTAATCGTCCATCGCCATCTTTCGTGTCGTAAAAGGGTTTATGACAAGGAATTGCCATGCCTTGGAAGAGTGATAATGTTAATATATATAAAAATGCCACCATAAAAAGTAAATCAACACGTTAAACGTGCAAGAAACAGTGAAGATGAAAAGAAAATAAAACGGTATCTCTCGAAAAAAAAGAGAAATTCCGCTTTGAAAACTATTAACTTGAGTTGGGAATTTTAAATGAGATTTTTAAGTATGAAAGTGGAAAACGATTTTATGGAGGTATTCATCTCAAGTAAATCGGAAAATAATCCTTACCATGTTGGACATAAAGAGCATTTGAATGGCCTCTATTGCGAAACAGTCATAAAATCGCAGAACAGGTTAAAAGTGATCAATGCATTAAAAGATGAGAAGTGGGACAAAAACCCCGACTTGAAACTGGGCATGGTTTCCTATTTGGGTTTTCCAATAAATTTTCCAGATGGAGAGCCGTTTGGTACCATTTGCGTTCTGGACCGGAACGAGAACAACTATTCCGAAGAATACGAACAGTTGTTGGACCAATTCAGAAGAGTTGTCGAGCTAGACCTCTCCATCATCAAGTCACTGAGAATCAAACATAATATCTCGAAAAACGAGTTGATTGACGAGCTGTTGATTCAAGACAGGAGATTAACCGAAAGCGAAGAAAAATTTTTAACATTGGCCGAAATCGCCGCCGACAGCATCATCCTGTTCGAAGGAGAAAGAGTGGTATTTGCCTCACGCCGTTTTTATGAATACGTTGACATTGAACCGGAAAACATTGACAAGCTTACCGCCTTCGACGTTATATCGCATATTCATCCCGACGACAGGGATCTTTATAGTCGAGAAATGCAGGCAGCTTTAGCTCAACAGAAAACCCAGTATACCATCGTATTCAGGATGCTCAACCCGGAAGGCAAGTATGAATGGCTTCAAAACAATACAACCGCCACCTATGATGATAACGGGAAGGTGT of the Petrimonas mucosa genome contains:
- a CDS encoding ATP-binding protein, with protein sequence MKVENDFMEVFISSKSENNPYHVGHKEHLNGLYCETVIKSQNRLKVINALKDEKWDKNPDLKLGMVSYLGFPINFPDGEPFGTICVLDRNENNYSEEYEQLLDQFRRVVELDLSIIKSLRIKHNISKNELIDELLIQDRRLTESEEKFLTLAEIAADSIILFEGERVVFASRRFYEYVDIEPENIDKLTAFDVISHIHPDDRDLYSREMQAALAQQKTQYTIVFRMLNPEGKYEWLQNNTTATYDDNGKVLRRIVQARNITKQVELENELRRLNADKDQFIRILGHDLRSPFSSLIGFSTLLLENLHEYDLKQIEEQVRIINQTSLSTFELLEQILLWVKSQSGKLELDIVQLDFRQESTHVIRTVENLAVKKGIKIDIVETEKICLSADLNIFKTVLRNLVSNAIKFTNQNGHIVISAEKQDQTVLITVSDNGIGMDEKVLAKIWDINSYFSSTGTNGELGTGFGLKLCKELVEKHKGKIWAESAPGRGSKFIFSLSA